A genomic stretch from Arachis stenosperma cultivar V10309 chromosome 3, arast.V10309.gnm1.PFL2, whole genome shotgun sequence includes:
- the LOC130970254 gene encoding superoxide dismutase [Cu-Zn], chloroplastic has protein sequence MQATMVVAPQRLLSPFTTSILKSSFSGVSINFSPQSQFASLSASAAKPLTVVAATKKAVAVLKGNSPVEGVVTLTQDDNGPTTVNVRVTGLTPGLHGFHLHEYGDTTNGCISTGAHFNPNNLTHGAPEDEVRHAGDLGNIVANADGVAEATIVDNQIPLSGPNSVVGRAFVVHELEDDLGKGGHELSLTTGNAGGRLACGVVGLTPL, from the exons ATGCAAGCAACCATGGTGGTGGCGCCACAAcgccttctctctcccttcacAACCTCAATCCTCAAGTCCTCTTTCTCCGGCGTCTCCATCAACTTCTCTCCTCAATCCCAATTTGCATCCCTCTCTGCCTCCGCCGCCAAGCCCCTCACCGTCGTCGCCGCCACCAAGAAGGCCGTCGCCGTCCTCAAGGGTAACTCCCCCGTCGAAGGCGTCGTCACTCTCACCCAGGATGACAACG GCCCTACTACTGTTAATGTTCGTGTTACTGGCCTTACTCCAGGTCTTCATGGATTTCACCTA CATGAGTATGGTGATACCACAAACGGCTGTATTTCAACAG GAGCGCATTTCAACCCGAATAACCTCACACATGGTGCTCCTGAGGATGAAGTCCGTCATGCGGGTGACCTGGGAAACATAGTTGCTAATGCAGATG GTGTTGCAGAGGCAACAATCGTCGATAATCAG ATACCACTCAGTGGCCCCAATTCAGTTGTTGGAAGAGCATTCGTGGTTCATGAACTTGAGGATGATCTTGGAAAGG GTGGGCATGAACTTAGTTTGACAACTGGAAATGCTGGTGGAAGATTAGCATGTG GTGTAGTTGGTCTGACTCCACTGTAA
- the LOC130967609 gene encoding protein SOSEKI 3-like isoform X3, translating into MEGRMKKYQRQVSPERAKVWTEKSPKYHQNRKVPVIYYLSRNRQLEHPHFMEVPVSSPEGLYLRDVIDRLNALRGRGMASLYSWSCKRSYKNGFVWHDLFEDDLILPAHGNEYVLKGSELFDETNSDRYSPINNVKMQSMKLLPGPPSSRSHDEASSSDSMNGKEIKNSQEDELSQGPHSGSSDVSPESRDEKSDSLSLALTEYKIYKTDGLADASTQTEERVNRRKTHKTCTRGVSTEDRSLVSECHEICRVPHAKDNPEICRDTISPPPSTSSPSSFVGKPETTLESLIRADASKRNSFRIVEEDSIRMPTNTRLKASHLLMQLISCGSISVKNHSFDLIPSYKPRFSNSKFPSPLFSTSFMLGEFDCLAENPKLMSLRLEDKEYFSGSLVETKLKEGDGDNALKRSSSYNDERNTVVITSWPMFHL; encoded by the exons ATGGAAGGGAGGATGAAGAAGTACCAAAGGCAAGTGAGTCCTGAGAGGGCAAAAGTGTGGACTGAGAAATCCCCAAAGTACCATCAGAATAGGAAGGTTCCTGTGATTTACTATCTCAGTAGGAACAGGCAGCTAGAACACCCTCATTTCATGGAGGTTCCAGTGTCTTCCCCTGAGGGGCTATACTTGAGAG ATGTGATTGATAGACTAAATGCTTTGAGAGGTAGGGGAATGGCTTCCTTGTATTCATGGTCTTGCAAGAG AAGCTACAAGAATGGATTTGTGTGGCATGATCTCTTTGAAGATGATCTAATTCTACCTGCCCATGGGAATGAGTATGTCCTCAAAGGCTCTGAACTCTTCGATGAAACCAATTCAG ATCGTTACAGTCCCATTAACAATGTCAAAATGCAAAGCATGAAGCTGTTGCCAGGGCCACCTTCTTCTAGGAGCCATGATGAAGCTTCCTCTTCTGATAGCATGAATGGGAAAGAGATAAAGAACTCCCAAGAAGATGAGCTTTCCCAAGGACCACACTCTGGTTCATCTGATGTATCTCCAGAGTCTAGAGATGAAAAGAGTGACTCTCTAAGCTTGGCCTTGACAGAGTACAAAATCTATAAGACTGATGGACTGGCAGACGCTTCGACTCAGACAGAAGAACGTGTTAACAGACGGAAAACACATAAAACTTGTACAAGGGGTGTATCAACAGAGGATAGATCATTGGTATCTGAATGCCATGAAATTTGTCGAGTTCCACATGCGAAGGACAATCCTGAAATCTGTAGAGATACCATTTCACCGCCTCCCTCGACTTCAAGTCCCTCATCTTTTGTGGGGAAGCCTGAAACTACTTTGGAATCTCTTATTAGAGCTGATGCTAGTAAGAGGAACAGCTTTAGGATTGTGGAAGAAGATAGCATTCGGATGCCTACCAACACAAGGTTGAAAGCTTCACATTTGCTCATGCAACTGATCTCATGCGGCTCAATATCGGTGAAGAACCACAGTTTTGACCTTATTCCTTCATACAAGCCTAGGTTTTCCAATTCAAAATTCCCTTCTCCATTGTTCTCAACTTCATTTATGTTGGGAGAGTTTGATTGCTTGGCAGAGAATCCAAAGCTCATGAGCCTTAGATTGGAAGACAAAGAATATTTTAGTGGGAGTTTAGTGGAGACTAAACTGAAGGAAGGAGATGGGGATAATGCTCTGAAACGCTCTTCTTCCTATAATGATGAGAG GAACACGGTAGTCATCACATCGTGGCCAATGTTTCATCTGTAA
- the LOC130967609 gene encoding protein SOSEKI 3-like isoform X4 produces the protein MEGRMKKYQRQVSPERAKVWTEKSPKYHQNRKVPVIYYLSRNRQLEHPHFMEVPVSSPEGLYLRDVIDRLNALRGRGMASLYSWSCKRSYKNGFVWHDLFEDDLILPAHGNEYVLKGSELFDETNSDRYSPINNVKMQSMKLLPGPPSSRSHDEASSSDSMNGKEIKNSQEDELSQGPHSGSSDVSPESRDEKSDSLSLALTEYKIYKTDGLADASTQTEERVNRRKTHKTCTRGVSTEDRSLVSECHEICRVPHAKDNPEICRDTISPPPSTSSPSSFVGKPETTLESLIRADASKRNSFRIVEEDSIRMPTNTRLKASHLLMQLISCGSISVKNHSFDLIPSYKPRFSNSKFPSPLFSTSFMLGEFDCLAENPKLMSLRLEDKEYFSGSLVETKLKEGDGDNALKRSSSYNDERVL, from the exons ATGGAAGGGAGGATGAAGAAGTACCAAAGGCAAGTGAGTCCTGAGAGGGCAAAAGTGTGGACTGAGAAATCCCCAAAGTACCATCAGAATAGGAAGGTTCCTGTGATTTACTATCTCAGTAGGAACAGGCAGCTAGAACACCCTCATTTCATGGAGGTTCCAGTGTCTTCCCCTGAGGGGCTATACTTGAGAG ATGTGATTGATAGACTAAATGCTTTGAGAGGTAGGGGAATGGCTTCCTTGTATTCATGGTCTTGCAAGAG AAGCTACAAGAATGGATTTGTGTGGCATGATCTCTTTGAAGATGATCTAATTCTACCTGCCCATGGGAATGAGTATGTCCTCAAAGGCTCTGAACTCTTCGATGAAACCAATTCAG ATCGTTACAGTCCCATTAACAATGTCAAAATGCAAAGCATGAAGCTGTTGCCAGGGCCACCTTCTTCTAGGAGCCATGATGAAGCTTCCTCTTCTGATAGCATGAATGGGAAAGAGATAAAGAACTCCCAAGAAGATGAGCTTTCCCAAGGACCACACTCTGGTTCATCTGATGTATCTCCAGAGTCTAGAGATGAAAAGAGTGACTCTCTAAGCTTGGCCTTGACAGAGTACAAAATCTATAAGACTGATGGACTGGCAGACGCTTCGACTCAGACAGAAGAACGTGTTAACAGACGGAAAACACATAAAACTTGTACAAGGGGTGTATCAACAGAGGATAGATCATTGGTATCTGAATGCCATGAAATTTGTCGAGTTCCACATGCGAAGGACAATCCTGAAATCTGTAGAGATACCATTTCACCGCCTCCCTCGACTTCAAGTCCCTCATCTTTTGTGGGGAAGCCTGAAACTACTTTGGAATCTCTTATTAGAGCTGATGCTAGTAAGAGGAACAGCTTTAGGATTGTGGAAGAAGATAGCATTCGGATGCCTACCAACACAAGGTTGAAAGCTTCACATTTGCTCATGCAACTGATCTCATGCGGCTCAATATCGGTGAAGAACCACAGTTTTGACCTTATTCCTTCATACAAGCCTAGGTTTTCCAATTCAAAATTCCCTTCTCCATTGTTCTCAACTTCATTTATGTTGGGAGAGTTTGATTGCTTGGCAGAGAATCCAAAGCTCATGAGCCTTAGATTGGAAGACAAAGAATATTTTAGTGGGAGTTTAGTGGAGACTAAACTGAAGGAAGGAGATGGGGATAATGCTCTGAAACGCTCTTCTTCCTATAATGATGAGAG AGTTTTGTAA
- the LOC130967609 gene encoding protein SOSEKI 3-like isoform X2, whose amino-acid sequence MEGRMKKYQRQVSPERAKVWTEKSPKYHQNRKVPVIYYLSRNRQLEHPHFMEVPVSSPEGLYLRDVIDRLNALRGRGMASLYSWSCKRSYKNGFVWHDLFEDDLILPAHGNEYVLKGSELFDETNSDRYSPINNVKMQSMKLLPGPPSSRSHDEASSSDSMNGKEIKNSQEDELSQGPHSGSSDVSPESRDEKSDSLSLALTEYKIYKTDGLADASTQTEERVNRRKTHKTCTRGVSTEDRSLVSECHEICRVPHAKDNPEICRDTISPPPSTSSPSSFVGKPETTLESLIRADASKRNSFRIVEEDSIRMPTNTRLKASHLLMQLISCGSISVKNHSFDLIPSYKPRFSNSKFPSPLFSTSFMLGEFDCLAENPKLMSLRLEDKEYFSGSLVETKLKEGDGDNALKRSSSYNDERIYKEAKQEEDKEEPSSGHSKCIPRSITSLTKQLRSEYMKSPISDESRSSSDRIDSSCKSSIRSNGSSKRITEPLPGKKQSYKIDSFREDEMIKIEES is encoded by the exons ATGGAAGGGAGGATGAAGAAGTACCAAAGGCAAGTGAGTCCTGAGAGGGCAAAAGTGTGGACTGAGAAATCCCCAAAGTACCATCAGAATAGGAAGGTTCCTGTGATTTACTATCTCAGTAGGAACAGGCAGCTAGAACACCCTCATTTCATGGAGGTTCCAGTGTCTTCCCCTGAGGGGCTATACTTGAGAG ATGTGATTGATAGACTAAATGCTTTGAGAGGTAGGGGAATGGCTTCCTTGTATTCATGGTCTTGCAAGAG AAGCTACAAGAATGGATTTGTGTGGCATGATCTCTTTGAAGATGATCTAATTCTACCTGCCCATGGGAATGAGTATGTCCTCAAAGGCTCTGAACTCTTCGATGAAACCAATTCAG ATCGTTACAGTCCCATTAACAATGTCAAAATGCAAAGCATGAAGCTGTTGCCAGGGCCACCTTCTTCTAGGAGCCATGATGAAGCTTCCTCTTCTGATAGCATGAATGGGAAAGAGATAAAGAACTCCCAAGAAGATGAGCTTTCCCAAGGACCACACTCTGGTTCATCTGATGTATCTCCAGAGTCTAGAGATGAAAAGAGTGACTCTCTAAGCTTGGCCTTGACAGAGTACAAAATCTATAAGACTGATGGACTGGCAGACGCTTCGACTCAGACAGAAGAACGTGTTAACAGACGGAAAACACATAAAACTTGTACAAGGGGTGTATCAACAGAGGATAGATCATTGGTATCTGAATGCCATGAAATTTGTCGAGTTCCACATGCGAAGGACAATCCTGAAATCTGTAGAGATACCATTTCACCGCCTCCCTCGACTTCAAGTCCCTCATCTTTTGTGGGGAAGCCTGAAACTACTTTGGAATCTCTTATTAGAGCTGATGCTAGTAAGAGGAACAGCTTTAGGATTGTGGAAGAAGATAGCATTCGGATGCCTACCAACACAAGGTTGAAAGCTTCACATTTGCTCATGCAACTGATCTCATGCGGCTCAATATCGGTGAAGAACCACAGTTTTGACCTTATTCCTTCATACAAGCCTAGGTTTTCCAATTCAAAATTCCCTTCTCCATTGTTCTCAACTTCATTTATGTTGGGAGAGTTTGATTGCTTGGCAGAGAATCCAAAGCTCATGAGCCTTAGATTGGAAGACAAAGAATATTTTAGTGGGAGTTTAGTGGAGACTAAACTGAAGGAAGGAGATGGGGATAATGCTCTGAAACGCTCTTCTTCCTATAATGATGAGAG GATATATAAAGAAgcaaaacaagaagaagacaagGAGGAACCATCATCAGGACATTCAAAATGCATTCCACGATCAATTACTTcgttgaccaagcaattgcgaAGCGAATACATGAAATCCCCCATTTCTGACGAATCGAGAAGCTCGTCTGATAGAATTGACAGCTCATGCAAATCCTCAATAAGATCAAATGGTAGCagcaaaagaatcactgaaCCTCTACCAGGGAAAAAGCAATCTTATAAGATAGATTCATTTAGGGAAGATGAGATGATCAAAATTGAAGAAAGTTAA
- the LOC130967609 gene encoding protein SOSEKI 3-like isoform X1 encodes MEGRMKKYQRQVSPERAKVWTEKSPKYHQNRKVPVIYYLSRNRQLEHPHFMEVPVSSPEGLYLRDVIDRLNALRGRGMASLYSWSCKRSYKNGFVWHDLFEDDLILPAHGNEYVLKGSELFDETNSDRYSPINNVKMQSMKLLPGPPSSRSHDEASSSDSMNGKEIKNSQEDELSQGPHSGSSDVSPESRDEKSDSLSLALTEYKIYKTDGLADASTQTEERVNRRKTHKTCTRGVSTEDRSLVSECHEICRVPHAKDNPEICRDTISPPPSTSSPSSFVGKPETTLESLIRADASKRNSFRIVEEDSIRMPTNTRLKASHLLMQLISCGSISVKNHSFDLIPSYKPRFSNSKFPSPLFSTSFMLGEFDCLAENPKLMSLRLEDKEYFSGSLVETKLKEGDGDNALKRSSSYNDERIYKEAKQEEDKEEPSSGHSKCIPRSITSLTKQLRSEYMKSPISDESRSSSDRIDSSCKSSIRSNGSSKRITEPLPGKKQSYKIDSFREDEMIKIEESLLQELGL; translated from the exons ATGGAAGGGAGGATGAAGAAGTACCAAAGGCAAGTGAGTCCTGAGAGGGCAAAAGTGTGGACTGAGAAATCCCCAAAGTACCATCAGAATAGGAAGGTTCCTGTGATTTACTATCTCAGTAGGAACAGGCAGCTAGAACACCCTCATTTCATGGAGGTTCCAGTGTCTTCCCCTGAGGGGCTATACTTGAGAG ATGTGATTGATAGACTAAATGCTTTGAGAGGTAGGGGAATGGCTTCCTTGTATTCATGGTCTTGCAAGAG AAGCTACAAGAATGGATTTGTGTGGCATGATCTCTTTGAAGATGATCTAATTCTACCTGCCCATGGGAATGAGTATGTCCTCAAAGGCTCTGAACTCTTCGATGAAACCAATTCAG ATCGTTACAGTCCCATTAACAATGTCAAAATGCAAAGCATGAAGCTGTTGCCAGGGCCACCTTCTTCTAGGAGCCATGATGAAGCTTCCTCTTCTGATAGCATGAATGGGAAAGAGATAAAGAACTCCCAAGAAGATGAGCTTTCCCAAGGACCACACTCTGGTTCATCTGATGTATCTCCAGAGTCTAGAGATGAAAAGAGTGACTCTCTAAGCTTGGCCTTGACAGAGTACAAAATCTATAAGACTGATGGACTGGCAGACGCTTCGACTCAGACAGAAGAACGTGTTAACAGACGGAAAACACATAAAACTTGTACAAGGGGTGTATCAACAGAGGATAGATCATTGGTATCTGAATGCCATGAAATTTGTCGAGTTCCACATGCGAAGGACAATCCTGAAATCTGTAGAGATACCATTTCACCGCCTCCCTCGACTTCAAGTCCCTCATCTTTTGTGGGGAAGCCTGAAACTACTTTGGAATCTCTTATTAGAGCTGATGCTAGTAAGAGGAACAGCTTTAGGATTGTGGAAGAAGATAGCATTCGGATGCCTACCAACACAAGGTTGAAAGCTTCACATTTGCTCATGCAACTGATCTCATGCGGCTCAATATCGGTGAAGAACCACAGTTTTGACCTTATTCCTTCATACAAGCCTAGGTTTTCCAATTCAAAATTCCCTTCTCCATTGTTCTCAACTTCATTTATGTTGGGAGAGTTTGATTGCTTGGCAGAGAATCCAAAGCTCATGAGCCTTAGATTGGAAGACAAAGAATATTTTAGTGGGAGTTTAGTGGAGACTAAACTGAAGGAAGGAGATGGGGATAATGCTCTGAAACGCTCTTCTTCCTATAATGATGAGAG GATATATAAAGAAgcaaaacaagaagaagacaagGAGGAACCATCATCAGGACATTCAAAATGCATTCCACGATCAATTACTTcgttgaccaagcaattgcgaAGCGAATACATGAAATCCCCCATTTCTGACGAATCGAGAAGCTCGTCTGATAGAATTGACAGCTCATGCAAATCCTCAATAAGATCAAATGGTAGCagcaaaagaatcactgaaCCTCTACCAGGGAAAAAGCAATCTTATAAGATAGATTCATTTAGGGAAGATGAGATGATCAAAATTGAAGAAA GCTTGCTTCAGGAGCTCGGGTTATAA
- the LOC130970729 gene encoding E3 ubiquitin-protein ligase RZFP34, protein METKAEVVSSSAEPSSKHVSPMELGIENFGCKHYRRRCKIRAPCCDEVFDCRHCHNDAKNSEEINVKDRHDIPRHEINKVICSVCDTEQDVQQYCINCGVCMGKYFCGTCKFFDDDVSKNQYHCDDCGICRTGGKDNFFHCKKCGCCYSKIMEAGHRCVERAMHHNCPVCFEYLFETLRDITVLPCGHTIHLECVKEMERHHRYSCPVCSKSICDMSSLWKKLDQVIASTPMPETYKNKMVWILCNDCGVNSQVQFHVVAHKCLSCNSYNTRQIQGSPATSCSSRVTEMVR, encoded by the exons ATGGAAACCAAGGCTGAAGTTGTTTCTTCTTCTGCTGAACCCAGCTCCAAACACGTTTCTCCAATGGAACTTGGAATTGAGAATTTTGG GTGCAAGCATTACAGAAGGAGATGCAAGATCAGAGCACCATGTTGTGATGAGGTTTTTGATTGTAGGCATTGCCACAACGATGCTAAG AACTCTGAGGAGATTAATGTTAAGGATCGTCATGATATCCCACGGCATGAAATTAACAAG GTCATTTGTTCTGTGTGTGATACAGAACAAGAT GTTCAACAGTACTGCATAAACTGTGGGGTATGCATGGGCAAGTATTTTTGTGGTACTTGCAAATTCTTTGATGATGAT GTTTCAAAGAACCAGTACCACTGTGATGATTGTGGCATCTGCAG AACTGGAGGAAAGGATAACTTTTTCCATTGCAAGAAATGTG GGTGCTGCTACTCTAAAATAATGGAAGCTGGTCATCGCTGTGTGGAAAGAGCAATGCATCACAATTGTCCTGTTTGCTTTGAG TATCTGTTTGAGACATTAAGGGATATTACTGTGTTGCCTTGTGGGCATACCATACATTTGGAGTGTGTCAAAGAGATGGAAAGACATCATAGGTACTCTTGTCCGGTTTGCTCCAAATCCATTTGTGACATGTCAAGTTTATGGAAGAAGCTTGATCAAGTG aTTGCCTCAACTCCAATGCCAGAAACCTACAAAAACAAGATG GTGTGGATTCTGTGTAATGATTGTGGAGTGAATTCTCAAGTGCAATTCCATGTTGTGGCACATAAATGCTTAAGTTGCAACTCTTACAATACAAGGCAGATACAGGGGAGCCCTGCTACCTCATGTTCTTCAAGAGTCACTGAGATGGTTAGGTGA